In one Alosa alosa isolate M-15738 ecotype Scorff River chromosome 14, AALO_Geno_1.1, whole genome shotgun sequence genomic region, the following are encoded:
- the LOC125307665 gene encoding leukotriene B4 receptor 1-like, giving the protein MQQHNNSNSSGAAIPIQNQVSSGVLGLCFLLGIPGNIMVMVVMLRNFKRNNFTLHLMLNLAASDILCLITLPLWIHYLLADWTFSQDLCKLLASFVYISLYNSVMTVTLMSVQRYFAVLYSHQWAKLGRNGERALLVSLWILACILSSPAAVTYKLKKRGVLDECDKFFNSHGQRAAIEIFETLLGFVVPFAILVTSYSCLHKQVNSTAFFRNKRLTTLVTNIIVTFFIFWIPVHVVNIIDVVAVVLSSSSPASSKQLFAFTAFAGNIVGSFCFINSCVNPFLYAFATQGVCQGTEDSNERDCDMQSCDV; this is encoded by the coding sequence ATGCAGCAGCACAACAACTCCAATTCAAGTGGAGCTGCTATTCCCATACAAAACCAGGTCAGCAGTGGAGTTCTGGGACTATGCTTTCTTCTGGGCATCCCAGGAAACATAATGGTCATGGTGGTAATGCTCCGTAACTTCAAGAGAAACAACTTCACCCTGCATCTGATGCTGAATCTGGCCGCTTCTGACATATTGTGCTTGATAACACTGCCGCTATGGATCCATTACCTGCTCGCTGACTGGACCTTCAGTCAAGATCTCTGCAAATTATTAGCTTCCTTTGTCTATATCAGTCTTTATAACAGTGTGATGACTGTTACGCTGATGAGTGTCCAGCGGTATTTTGCAGTGCTGTATTCACACCAGTGGGCCAAACTAggaagaaatggagagagggctCTACTCGTCTCTCTGTGGATACTAGCATGCATCTTATCCAGCCCGGCTGCTGTCACTTATAAACTTAAGAAGAGGGGAGTGCTGGATGAATGTGATAAGTTTTTTAATTCACATGGACAAAGAGCTGCAATCGAGATCTTTGAGACTCTTCTGGGGTTTGTAGTTCCTTTTGCCATTCTGGTCACATCCTACTCTTGCCTCCACAAGCAAGTCAACAGTACAGCGTTCTTTAGGAACAAGCGACTGACTACACTAGTCACCAATATCATAGTGACGTTTTTCATCTTCTGGATTCCGGTTCATGTTGTCAACATTATTGATGTTGTGGCAGTTGTCCTAAGTTCATCTTCTCCTGCTTCATCTAAACAACTGTTTGCTTTCACTGCTTTTGCCGGGAACATTGTTGGGAGCTTCTGTTTCATCAACAGCTGTGTGAATCCTTTCCTTTATGCTTTTGCGACTCAAGGTGTGTGTCAAGGCACTGAAGACTCCAATGAGAGGGACTGTGACATGCAAAGCTGTGATGTCTAA
- the LOC125307666 gene encoding leukotriene B4 receptor 1-like yields MQQHNNSNSSGAAIPIQNQVSSGVLGLCFLLGIPGNIMVMVVMLHNFKRNNFTLHLMLNLAASDILCLITLPLWIHYLLADWTFSQDLCKLLASFVYISLYNSVMTVTLMSVQRYFAVLYSHQWAKLGRNGERALLVSLWILACILSSLAAVTYKLKKRGVLDACDTFFNSHGQRAAVEIFETLLGFVVPFAILVTSYSCLHKQVNSTAFFRNKRLTRLVTNIIVTFFIFWIPVHVVNIIDVVAVVLSSSYPASSKQLFAFTAFADNMVKSFSFINSCVNPFLYAFATQGVCQSTEDSNERDCDLQSCDV; encoded by the coding sequence ATGCAGCAGCACAACAACTCCAATTCAAGTGGAGCTGCTATTCCCATACAAAACCAGGTGAGCAGTGGAGTTCTGGGACTGTGCTTTCTTCTGGGCATCCCAGGAAACATAATGGTCATGGTGGTAATGCTCCATAACTTCAAGAGAAACAACTTCACCCTGCATCTGATGCTGAATCTGGCCGCTTCTGACATATTGTGCTTGATAACACTGCCGCTATGGATCCATTACCTGCTCGCTGACTGGACCTTCAGTCAAGATCTCTGCAAATTATTAGCTTCCTTTGTCTATATCAGTCTTTATAACAGTGTGATGACTGTTACGCTGATGAGTGTCCAGCGGTATTTTGCAGTGCTGTATTCACACCAGTGGGCCAAACTAggaagaaatggagagagggctCTACTCGTCTCTCTGTGGATACTAGCATGCATCTTATCCAGCCTGGCTGCTGTCACTTATAAACTTAAGAAGAGGGGAGTGTTGGATGCATGTGATACGTTTTTTAATTCACATGGACAAAGAGCTGCAGTCGAGATCTTTGAGACTCTTCTGGGGTTTGTAGTTCCTTTTGCCATTCTGGTCACATCCTACTCTTGCCTCCACAAGCAAGTCAACAGTACAGCGTTCTTTAGGAACAAGCGACTGACCAGACTAGTCACCAATATCATAGTGACGTTTTTCATCTTCTGGATTCCGGTTCATGTTGTCAACATTATTGATGTTGTGGCAGTTGTCCTAAGTTCATCTTATCCTGCTTCATCTAAACAACTGTTTGCCTTTACTGCTTTTGCTGATAACATGGTTAAAAGCTTTTCTTTCATCAACAGCTGTGTGAATCCTTTCCTTTATGCTTTTGCAACTCAAGGTGTGTGTCAAAGCACTGAAGACTCCAATGAGAGGGACTGTGACTTGCAAAGCTGTGATGTCTAA